The Pseudomonas sp. FP2309 genome has a window encoding:
- a CDS encoding AzlC family ABC transporter permease, translated as MPASLPHYAFARGAIAVIPLSLACAPWGLLAGSMAIDAQFTPLQAQGLSAIVFAGAAQLVAIGMVKSGASLISIVLTTLLLTSQHLLYGMHLRPIVSPLKTRWRMSLGFLLTDEFFALVSHYDRETFNRWYALGVGLTFYIAWNLFTLAGIVLGKSIPGLDQLGLEFSIAATFIALITPVVRDVPTVVCVAVALLCSVWLSFLHWESAVVVSGVLGMSAGFACKRLGVGQR; from the coding sequence ATGCCTGCTTCCTTACCGCATTACGCCTTCGCTCGCGGCGCCATCGCCGTTATTCCCTTGTCCCTGGCCTGTGCGCCCTGGGGGCTGCTCGCCGGCTCCATGGCCATCGATGCGCAATTTACTCCGCTGCAAGCCCAGGGTTTATCGGCGATCGTGTTTGCCGGCGCGGCGCAGTTGGTTGCCATCGGTATGGTCAAGAGCGGCGCGAGCCTGATCTCCATCGTGCTGACCACGTTGCTGCTGACCTCCCAGCATTTGCTGTACGGCATGCATTTGCGCCCGATTGTTTCGCCGCTCAAGACCCGCTGGCGCATGAGCCTGGGTTTTCTGCTCACCGACGAATTTTTCGCACTGGTCAGCCACTACGACCGTGAGACGTTCAATCGCTGGTACGCCCTGGGCGTGGGCCTGACGTTCTATATCGCCTGGAACCTCTTCACCCTCGCCGGCATCGTGCTGGGTAAAAGCATTCCGGGCCTCGATCAGTTGGGGCTGGAGTTTTCCATTGCCGCGACTTTCATCGCCTTGATCACTCCCGTGGTGCGCGATGTGCCGACGGTGGTTTGCGTCGCGGTAGCGCTGCTGTGTTCCGTGTGGCTGAGCTTCCTGCACTGGGAATCGGCGGTGGTGGTGTCCGGGGTCTTGGGCATGAGCGCAGGGTTTGCCTGCAAGCGACTGGGAGTAGGGCAGCGATGA
- a CDS encoding DNA topoisomerase IB, with protein sequence MPDSTLPTDLPRDLHYVDDTQPGIRRKKVRGKFHYFDAKGVRITDDEEIKRLNALAVPPAYTDVWICADPRGHLQATGRDARGRKQYRYHARWREVRDSDKYARLQAFGQALPKLRKRLEAQLAAPGFTREKVLATVVMLLDATLIRVGNTQYARDNKSYGLTTLRNRHVGVKGSEIKFQFRGKSGVEHQLSVRDRRLATVVKRCMELPGQDLFQYLDENGERHTVSSQDVNAYLHSLTGADFTAKDYRTWAGTALALAVLRELEWQPESDAKRHVVATVKDVAKQLGNTPAVCRKCYIHPAVLEHFSLGQLSKLPKPKVRKGLKAEEVALAMFLEQLAEAG encoded by the coding sequence ATGCCCGACTCCACCCTGCCGACCGACCTGCCCCGCGACCTGCATTACGTTGACGACACCCAACCGGGCATTCGCCGCAAGAAAGTGCGCGGCAAATTTCACTACTTCGATGCCAAGGGTGTACGCATCACCGACGATGAAGAGATCAAGCGTCTTAATGCCCTGGCCGTGCCGCCGGCGTACACCGATGTGTGGATCTGCGCCGACCCGCGTGGCCATCTGCAAGCCACCGGCCGTGACGCCCGTGGGCGCAAGCAATACCGCTACCACGCGCGCTGGCGCGAAGTGCGTGACAGCGACAAGTACGCGCGCCTGCAAGCCTTCGGCCAAGCCCTGCCCAAGCTACGTAAACGGTTGGAAGCGCAACTGGCCGCGCCCGGTTTTACCCGTGAAAAGGTCCTGGCCACCGTGGTGATGCTGCTCGATGCCACGTTGATCCGTGTCGGCAATACCCAATATGCCCGCGACAACAAATCCTACGGACTGACCACGCTGCGCAATCGCCATGTGGGCGTCAAGGGCAGCGAAATAAAGTTCCAGTTCCGTGGCAAAAGTGGCGTAGAGCATCAGCTCAGCGTGCGGGATCGACGCCTGGCGACGGTGGTCAAGCGCTGTATGGAGTTGCCGGGGCAAGACCTGTTTCAGTATCTGGACGAAAACGGTGAACGCCACACCGTCAGCTCGCAGGATGTGAACGCCTACCTGCACAGCCTCACCGGCGCAGACTTTACCGCCAAGGACTACCGCACCTGGGCCGGTACGGCGCTGGCATTGGCGGTGTTGCGCGAGCTGGAGTGGCAGCCGGAATCGGATGCCAAGCGACACGTTGTCGCGACGGTCAAGGACGTCGCCAAACAGTTGGGCAACACTCCTGCCGTGTGCCGCAAGTGCTATATCCACCCGGCGGTGCTCGAGCATTTCAGCCTGGGCCAACTGTCCAAATTGCCCAAGCCCAAGGTGCGCAAGGGGCTCAAGGCCGAGGAGGTGGCGTTGGCCATGTTCCTTGAACAGCTCGCCGAGGCGGGTTAG
- a CDS encoding arsenate reductase ArsC gives MKVLFMCTANSCRSILSEALFNHLAPEGFEAVSSGSFPKGQVLPRSLSTLQAAGISTEGLYSKGNDAFEGSPPDIVITVCDKAAGEACPVYFGPATKAHWGLEDPSDVNGDEARVNAAFNATLETIETRCRAFFALPFASLSPTELKAELERIATR, from the coding sequence ATGAAAGTCCTGTTCATGTGCACCGCCAACAGTTGCCGCAGTATTTTGTCCGAAGCACTGTTCAACCACTTGGCACCCGAGGGTTTCGAGGCCGTAAGCTCCGGCAGCTTCCCCAAAGGCCAGGTATTGCCGCGCAGCCTCAGCACGCTGCAGGCAGCGGGTATCAGCACCGAGGGCTTGTACAGCAAGGGCAATGACGCCTTTGAAGGCAGCCCGCCGGATATCGTGATCACCGTGTGCGACAAAGCGGCCGGTGAAGCCTGCCCCGTGTATTTCGGGCCCGCGACCAAGGCACATTGGGGGCTGGAAGACCCGTCGGATGTTAACGGCGATGAAGCCCGCGTGAACGCAGCGTTCAACGCCACACTGGAGACCATCGAAACCCGCTGCCGAGCGTTTTTCGCGCTGCCGTTTGCCAGCCTCTCCCCGACCGAGTTGAAGGCTGAACTCGAGCGTATCGCCACACGGTAG
- a CDS encoding metalloregulator ArsR/SmtB family transcription factor — MSAPLSPPTLFKCLADTTRARLTLLILREGELCVCELIHALDDSQPKISRHLAHLRSCGLLLDRRQGQWVYYRINPALPHWVTHVLDITLQANQPWLHTDAQRLDAMGDRPQRASTCC; from the coding sequence ATGTCAGCGCCGCTCTCTCCCCCCACCCTGTTCAAATGCCTGGCCGATACCACTCGCGCCCGGTTGACCCTATTAATACTGCGCGAAGGCGAACTTTGCGTGTGCGAACTGATCCATGCTCTGGACGACAGCCAGCCAAAAATCTCGCGCCACCTGGCGCACCTGCGAAGTTGCGGATTATTGCTGGATCGTCGCCAAGGCCAATGGGTCTACTACCGCATCAATCCGGCGCTGCCCCACTGGGTGACCCACGTGCTGGACATCACCCTGCAAGCCAACCAGCCATGGTTGCACACCGACGCCCAGCGTCTGGATGCAATGGGCGACAGACCACAACGGGCCAGCACCTGCTGCTGA
- a CDS encoding LysE family transporter, translating into MLSIFLYALVFGFVFCLSPGAVLAETLRRGLLHGFTPALLVQIGSLVGDAVWAVIGLTGIALLIQHDTVRVPLTVICALYLAWLGVRSLIDAWQLPVADSATARSGQNALAVGAAISLANPKNIVYWGALGSALSGIVGATPSHGQTLMFFAGFMLASVLSCFLIAALVNLLRRTASPLWQRISYAACGAVLIYLAVLAACGI; encoded by the coding sequence ATGCTGAGCATTTTTCTCTACGCGCTGGTATTCGGTTTTGTGTTTTGCCTCTCTCCCGGCGCGGTGCTGGCGGAGACCCTGCGGCGCGGCTTGCTCCACGGTTTTACACCGGCCCTGCTGGTGCAAATCGGCTCGCTGGTGGGCGATGCCGTCTGGGCGGTGATCGGCCTCACCGGCATCGCCCTGCTGATTCAGCATGACACCGTGCGCGTGCCGTTGACGGTGATCTGCGCGCTGTACCTGGCCTGGCTCGGCGTACGCAGCCTGATCGACGCCTGGCAGTTACCAGTAGCCGACAGCGCCACCGCCCGCTCCGGGCAAAACGCACTGGCGGTGGGCGCAGCGATTTCCCTGGCCAACCCAAAGAACATTGTTTATTGGGGCGCCTTGGGCAGCGCCTTGTCCGGCATCGTGGGGGCCACGCCCAGCCATGGGCAGACGCTGATGTTTTTCGCAGGATTTATGCTCGCCTCGGTGTTGTCGTGCTTTCTGATTGCCGCACTGGTGAACCTGTTGCGCAGGACTGCTTCGCCCCTGTGGCAACGCATCAGTTATGCCGCTTGCGGCGCGGTATTGATTTATCTCGCTGTTCTCGCGGCGTGCGGCATTTGA
- a CDS encoding DUF2188 domain-containing protein — MSAPMLKKLHLNGYDIVQVNYGPWRVCTHSDRLASFNSREQALAYAATLPGYRARRRPVSNDD, encoded by the coding sequence ATGAGCGCTCCAATGCTGAAGAAACTGCATCTGAATGGGTACGACATTGTGCAGGTCAATTACGGCCCTTGGCGGGTGTGTACCCACAGCGACCGCTTGGCGTCGTTCAATTCCCGTGAACAGGCGCTGGCCTACGCCGCGACGCTGCCGGGTTATAGGGCACGCCGCAGGCCGGTTTCCAACGACGATTGA
- the arsH gene encoding arsenical resistance protein ArsH, which yields MTTLPNLDTSLCAPLHSGPTHPPRILLLYGSTRERSFSRLLVEEAARLLRHFGADTRIFNPGGLPLPDDAPRDHPKVQELMDLMQWSEGQVWCSPERHGSMSAVFKAQLDWVPLALGAVRPTQGKTLAVMQVSGGSQSFNTVNQLRVLGRWMRMFTIPNQSSVPKAFLEFDDQDRMKPSALYDRLVDVMEELVKFTVLLRERPDLVDRYSERKESAAELSQRVNQRSI from the coding sequence ATGACCACCCTGCCCAACCTCGACACCTCTCTGTGCGCTCCACTGCACAGCGGGCCCACCCACCCGCCGCGCATCCTGCTGTTGTATGGCTCGACACGAGAGCGTTCGTTCAGCCGCCTGTTGGTGGAAGAGGCCGCACGCCTGCTGCGCCACTTTGGCGCCGACACGCGGATTTTCAACCCTGGCGGGCTGCCGTTACCCGATGACGCGCCGAGAGATCACCCCAAGGTTCAGGAGTTGATGGACCTGATGCAATGGTCCGAAGGCCAGGTGTGGTGCTCGCCGGAACGGCACGGCTCAATGTCGGCAGTGTTCAAGGCGCAACTCGACTGGGTCCCGCTGGCCCTGGGCGCGGTGCGCCCGACGCAAGGCAAGACCCTGGCGGTGATGCAAGTCTCCGGCGGCTCGCAATCGTTCAATACCGTCAATCAGCTACGTGTGCTGGGCCGCTGGATGCGCATGTTCACCATCCCCAACCAATCCTCGGTGCCCAAAGCCTTTTTGGAGTTCGATGACCAGGACCGTATGAAACCTTCGGCGCTGTACGACCGCCTGGTGGATGTGATGGAGGAGTTGGTGAAATTCACTGTCCTGCTACGCGAACGCCCGGACCTGGTGGACCGTTACTCCGAGCGCAAGGAAAGCGCCGCTGAGCTGTCACAACGGGTCAATCAACGGTCGATCTGA
- a CDS encoding arsenic transporter, which translates to MLVAIAIFILTIILVIWQPKGLGVGWSATLGAILALACGVISLADIPVVWHIIWNATGTFVALIIISLLLDEAGFFAWTALHVARWGRGRGRRLFAYMVLLGALVSALFANDGAALILTPIVMSMLLALRFSPAATLAFVMGAGFIADTASLPLVVSNLVNIVSADYFKIGFNEYAAVMVPVNFVSVAATLAVLLWFFRRDIPQTYDPADLAEPASAIHDRATFRAGWWVLGILLIGCFALEPLGIPISAISAVCAVLLLVIAAKGHKISTRKVLKEAPWQIVVFSLGMYLVVYGLRNAGLTTYLATWLDTFATYGIWGAAMGTGVLTALLSSAMNNLPTVLIGALSIESSHAVGVVKDAMIYANVIGSDLGPKITPIGSLATLLWLHILARKGITITWGYYFKVGIVLTVPVLLITLAALALRLSV; encoded by the coding sequence ATGCTTGTCGCGATTGCTATTTTTATCCTCACCATCATCCTGGTCATCTGGCAGCCCAAGGGCCTCGGCGTCGGCTGGAGCGCCACCCTCGGCGCGATCCTGGCCCTGGCCTGCGGCGTCATCAGCCTGGCGGACATCCCGGTGGTGTGGCACATCATCTGGAACGCCACCGGAACCTTTGTCGCCCTGATCATCATCAGCCTGCTGCTCGATGAAGCCGGTTTCTTCGCCTGGACCGCGCTGCATGTGGCGCGCTGGGGCCGTGGTCGCGGCCGACGTTTGTTCGCTTATATGGTGCTGCTCGGGGCGCTGGTTTCAGCGCTGTTTGCCAATGACGGTGCGGCGCTGATCCTCACGCCTATCGTCATGTCGATGTTATTGGCGCTGCGCTTCTCCCCGGCGGCGACCCTGGCGTTCGTGATGGGCGCAGGTTTTATCGCGGACACGGCGAGCCTGCCGCTGGTGGTGTCGAACCTGGTGAATATCGTCTCGGCGGACTATTTCAAGATCGGCTTCAACGAATACGCCGCCGTAATGGTGCCGGTCAACTTCGTCAGCGTCGCGGCCACCCTCGCCGTGCTGTTGTGGTTCTTTCGCCGCGATATCCCGCAGACTTACGACCCGGCGGACCTGGCCGAGCCGGCCAGTGCCATTCACGACCGCGCCACCTTCCGTGCCGGCTGGTGGGTGCTGGGCATCCTGTTGATCGGTTGCTTTGCCCTGGAGCCGTTGGGCATCCCCATCAGCGCTATCTCCGCAGTGTGCGCCGTGCTGTTGCTGGTCATCGCCGCCAAGGGTCATAAGATTTCCACGCGCAAAGTGCTGAAAGAAGCGCCGTGGCAGATCGTGGTGTTTTCGTTGGGGATGTACCTGGTGGTCTATGGCTTGCGCAATGCCGGCCTCACCACTTATCTGGCGACCTGGCTCGATACCTTTGCGACTTACGGCATTTGGGGCGCGGCCATGGGCACCGGCGTGCTGACGGCTCTGCTGTCCTCGGCAATGAACAACCTGCCGACCGTGTTGATCGGTGCGCTGTCCATCGAGTCCAGCCATGCCGTTGGCGTGGTCAAGGACGCGATGATCTACGCCAACGTGATCGGCAGCGACCTGGGCCCCAAAATCACCCCCATCGGCAGCCTGGCCACGTTGCTGTGGCTGCATATCCTCGCGCGCAAAGGCATCACCATCACCTGGGGTTACTACTTCAAGGTGGGGATCGTGCTGACCGTGCCTGTATTGCTGATCACCCTTGCCGCCCTCGCCTTACGTCTGAGTGTCTGA
- a CDS encoding GFA family protein, producing MSVDTLPQEGSCRCDRVRFSVSAAPVITMACHCRGCQKMTASAFSLSALFAAEAFTVTQGCPVIGGLHGVDRHYMCPHCMSWLFTRPHGIDAFVNVRATALENASGYVPFMETWTSEKLPWANTPAVEHFAQLPEPHDFPRLMQAYADYSAR from the coding sequence ATGAGCGTCGACACCTTGCCGCAAGAGGGCAGCTGCCGCTGTGACCGCGTGCGTTTCAGCGTGAGCGCGGCCCCGGTGATTACCATGGCTTGCCATTGTCGCGGCTGCCAGAAGATGACGGCCAGCGCGTTTTCCCTCAGTGCGTTATTTGCCGCCGAGGCGTTTACGGTCACGCAGGGATGCCCGGTGATCGGCGGGTTGCACGGCGTCGACCGTCATTACATGTGCCCCCACTGCATGAGCTGGCTGTTTACCCGACCCCACGGCATCGACGCGTTCGTCAATGTACGCGCGACTGCGTTGGAGAACGCCTCGGGTTACGTACCGTTCATGGAAACCTGGACCTCTGAAAAGCTGCCCTGGGCTAACACCCCGGCGGTCGAGCATTTTGCGCAGTTGCCTGAGCCCCATGACTTCCCGCGCCTGATGCAGGCCTACGCCGACTACAGCGCGCGCTGA
- a CDS encoding AzlD domain-containing protein yields the protein MIYLMIVTMGLVVFLNRYLFIEPRLPVRLNRGAREFLGFAVPGMLTAICGPIIFLADHRLNLSPANPYLLAGVCAVGLMFWTRNVLLTVLLSMALFYLFRWWF from the coding sequence ATGATTTACCTGATGATTGTGACCATGGGGCTGGTGGTATTTCTGAATCGTTACCTGTTTATCGAACCGCGTCTGCCGGTGCGTCTCAACCGTGGCGCGCGGGAGTTTCTGGGGTTTGCGGTGCCGGGCATGCTCACTGCGATTTGCGGGCCGATTATTTTCCTGGCTGACCACCGGCTCAACCTGAGCCCCGCCAACCCCTATTTGCTGGCTGGCGTCTGCGCCGTGGGGTTGATGTTCTGGACGCGCAATGTACTGCTCACCGTGCTGCTGAGCATGGCGTTGTTCTACCTGTTTCGCTGGTGGTTCTGA
- a CDS encoding DinB family protein, translating into MNRTEQIVLMATYNQWMNRKVYDAAATLPDADLHLDRRAFFGSILGTLNHLALGDTVWLKRFAEHPAGFAALAPLASIAVPGDLKQLAFADLGELAARRTWLDQLIIDWTNTLCGSDLDQRLYYHNMRGAAADKPFFSLLVHFFNHQTHHRGQVTTLLSQAGVDVGVTDLLALID; encoded by the coding sequence GTGAACCGAACCGAACAGATCGTGCTGATGGCGACCTACAACCAGTGGATGAACCGCAAGGTCTATGACGCCGCCGCCACGTTGCCTGACGCTGATCTGCACTTGGATCGTCGCGCTTTTTTTGGCTCGATCCTTGGCACACTGAACCACCTGGCGCTGGGTGACACCGTTTGGCTCAAGCGCTTTGCCGAACACCCGGCCGGCTTTGCGGCGCTGGCACCGCTGGCGTCCATCGCCGTGCCCGGCGACCTTAAGCAACTGGCCTTCGCCGACCTGGGCGAACTGGCGGCCCGTCGCACCTGGCTGGATCAACTGATCATCGATTGGACCAACACCCTGTGCGGCTCGGACCTGGACCAACGCCTGTACTACCACAACATGCGTGGCGCAGCCGCCGACAAGCCGTTTTTCAGCCTGCTGGTGCATTTCTTCAACCACCAGACCCACCACCGAGGCCAGGTGACCACCCTGCTCTCCCAGGCGGGTGTGGATGTGGGCGTCACGGACCTGCTGGCGCTGATCGACTGA
- a CDS encoding YoaK family protein, with the protein MLPSSHKPFANAALAHQQRWRGRVGLILVACLSVLAGMTDAIGFMASGDFVSFMSGNTTRLAVAISAGDLGLTGRLLLLVATFVAGNALGVVVSRFGRRHALPLLLCIAALLCAGALWPFGDALPALLAAITAMGMLNAAVEEVNGLPVGLTYVTGALSRFGRGLGRWMLGERRNGWRVQLIPWGGMFVGAVIGALLEQQMGLKALLVSGVLAGLLGVLTLKIPRRWHLGFMPR; encoded by the coding sequence ATGCTGCCTTCGTCTCACAAGCCGTTTGCCAATGCTGCACTGGCCCACCAACAGCGCTGGCGCGGTCGGGTCGGATTGATCCTGGTGGCCTGCCTGTCGGTGCTGGCGGGCATGACCGATGCTATTGGTTTTATGGCCAGCGGCGACTTTGTATCGTTCATGAGCGGCAACACCACGCGCCTGGCGGTGGCGATCAGCGCGGGCGATCTCGGGCTGACCGGGCGACTGTTGCTGCTGGTCGCCACCTTCGTGGCGGGCAACGCATTGGGGGTGGTGGTGAGTCGCTTCGGTCGACGCCATGCATTGCCGCTGCTGCTGTGCATCGCGGCGTTGTTGTGCGCGGGCGCATTGTGGCCGTTCGGCGATGCACTGCCCGCGCTGCTGGCAGCCATCACGGCGATGGGCATGCTCAATGCAGCAGTAGAAGAGGTCAATGGTTTGCCGGTGGGGCTGACCTACGTCACCGGGGCGCTGTCACGGTTTGGGCGTGGCTTGGGACGCTGGATGCTCGGTGAACGCCGCAACGGCTGGCGCGTGCAGTTGATTCCGTGGGGCGGCATGTTTGTCGGTGCGGTGATCGGCGCACTGCTGGAGCAGCAGATGGGCTTGAAGGCGTTGCTGGTCAGTGGCGTGTTGGCAGGGTTGTTGGGGGTATTGACGCTGAAGATTCCCCGTCGCTGGCATTTGGGGTTCATGCCGCGCTAG
- a CDS encoding AraC family transcriptional regulator — MSTLQHAWLGNYEISDTTCTGLTFARHSHDECVIGVNLIGEEKVWLDRREFSAGPGSITLYNPGQIQGGGAADGAPWHFVSLYVTADQLAADLGLTHLEFDRSLCVEPLLAQRLATAVQGALCADSLLRARHEEALVSLLGDVVALSGVRLPGTGATGKGAVGRAQELLAAHLHQSVPLDQLGNELGLSKFHLLRAFQKETGLSPRQWAMQLRTRRAKSLLRNGAPASEVAHDLGFADQSHLNRHFRAAYGITPGRYQSVLKG; from the coding sequence ATGAGCACCCTGCAACACGCCTGGCTGGGTAACTACGAAATCAGCGACACCACATGCACCGGCCTGACCTTTGCCCGTCACAGCCATGACGAATGCGTGATCGGCGTGAACCTGATCGGTGAGGAAAAAGTCTGGCTGGACCGCCGCGAGTTCAGCGCCGGGCCGGGCAGCATCACCCTGTACAACCCCGGCCAGATTCAAGGTGGTGGTGCGGCCGATGGCGCGCCCTGGCACTTCGTCAGCCTCTACGTCACGGCGGATCAATTGGCAGCGGACCTGGGCCTGACGCACTTGGAGTTCGATCGCTCGCTGTGCGTTGAGCCGCTGCTCGCGCAACGCTTGGCGACTGCGGTGCAAGGCGCACTTTGCGCTGACTCGTTGCTTCGTGCACGGCATGAGGAAGCGCTGGTGAGCCTGCTCGGTGACGTGGTTGCCCTCAGCGGCGTGCGCCTGCCCGGCACCGGCGCAACGGGCAAAGGCGCGGTCGGCCGCGCCCAGGAGCTGCTTGCCGCGCATCTGCATCAATCGGTGCCCTTGGACCAGCTCGGCAATGAGTTAGGGCTTTCCAAATTCCATCTGCTACGCGCCTTCCAGAAGGAAACCGGGCTCAGTCCTCGGCAGTGGGCCATGCAATTGCGTACCCGTCGCGCTAAAAGCTTGCTGCGCAACGGCGCGCCGGCCTCCGAGGTCGCTCACGACCTGGGGTTCGCCGACCAGAGCCATCTCAACCGGCATTTTCGCGCCGCCTATGGCATCACACCTGGCCGCTACCAAAGCGTGCTGAAAGGCTGA